TCTCGTCTTCCTGATCGACAGTTCCGGCTCGATGAACGAGCCGAACAAGCTGCCGCTTCTGAAACGCGCCTTTCATCTGCTGGTCGACCAGTTGGGCGCGAAGGACCGCATCGCCATCGTCACCTATGCCGGCCAGGTCGGCGTGGTGCTGGAGCCGACGCCGGGCACCGACAAGGCGAAGATCCTCGCCGCGCTGGACCGCCTCGAAGCCGGCGGCTCGACCGCGGGCGGCGAGGGCATCCGCGTCGCCTATCGGCTCGCCGAGGCGAACTTCATGAAGGGCGCGGTCAACCGCGTGCTGCTGGCGACCGATGGTGACTTCAACGTCGGCATCACCGATCCCAAGGCGCTGGAGGACTTCGTCACCCGCGAGCGCGCCAGCGGCGTCTATCTGACCTGCCTCGGCTTCGGCGACGACAACTATCAGGACGCGACGATGCAGAAGCTGGCCCAGGCCGGCAACGGCAACGCCGCCTTCATCGACACCCTGAACGAGGCGCACAAAGTGTTCGTCGACCAGATCGCCGGCACGCTCTTCACCATCGCCAACGACGTGAAGATCCAGGTCGAGTTCAATCCGGCGCGCGTCGCGGAATACCGCCTGATCGGCTACGAGACCCGGATGCTCAACCGCACCGACTTCAACAACGACAAGGTCGACGCCGGCGACATCGGTTCGGGCGCCACCGTGACCGCGCTCTACGAGATCACGCTGGTCGGCTCGAAGGCCGCGATGGCCGATCCGCTGCGTTATGCCAAGCCGGCCAAGGGCGATTCGAACGGCGAGCTCGCTTTTCTCAAGATCCGCTACAAGCTGCCGGGCGAGACGACGTCAAAGCTGATCGAACGGCCGATCGGCAATGCCGACATGGCGAAGGATTTCGCGAGCGTGTCGCCCGACATGCGCTTTGCCGCGTCCGTCGTCGGCGCGGCGCAACTTATGCGCCATGATCCCTATATTCGCGATTTCGACTACGACCGTGCCAAGGCGATTGCCCAAGGCGCACGCGGCGACGACGCTTTCGGCTATCGCGCCGAGTTCATCCGCATGCTCGACCTCGCCAAGAGCGCGGCGTCGCAGCAGGCGCTGAACACGGGAAAGCCCGAGGAGTGACGAGGATCGATCCCCGCGGAAACGGCTCTAACGGCGGATGAAGTCGTTGAGCAGCGCGGCGATTTCGGCGGGTTTGTCTTCCTGCAGGAAGTGGCCGCCGCCGGCGATGGTGACGTGTTTCTGTCCCTTGGCGCCCGGCACGCGCGCCTGGAAGACGCGCTCCCCGCCCTTGGTGATCGGATCGGAGTCGCTGAACGCGGTCAGGAACGGCTTCTCGAACGTCTCCAGCACCGTCCAGGCGTGCTTGTTCTCCGCCACCGAGCCGTGCTCTGGCGTGACAGGCACCAGCGCCGGAAAGCGGCGCGCGCCGGCCTTATAGGTCTCGTCGGGATAGGGCGCGTCATAGGCGGCGATTTCCGCCGCGCTCAGGGCACGCTTCGTGCCGCCCTGCAGGATCTGGCCGACCGGCAGCACCGGCGCGCTTTGGCTGAAATTGCGCCAGGCTTCGAAGGCCGGCGTGAGGCCGGTGCCGATGGGAAGGCCCGTATTCGCCACCACGACGCGGGCGAAGCGCTCCGGGAAGGCGGCGACGAGGCGAAGCCCGATCAGCCCGCCCCAGTCCTGGCAGAACAGCGTGATGTCCGTAAGCTCGTTGGCGAGCAGCCAATCGCTCATCCATTTGACATGGCGTTCATAGGTGTAGTCGTCCTGCTCCGACGGCTTGTCGGAGCGGCCGAAGCCGACCAGATCCGGCGCCACCGCGCGATGCCCCTTGGCCGCCAGCGCGGGGACGATGGCGCGATAGAGATAGCTCCACGACGGCTCGCCATGCAGGAGCAGCACGGGCGCCGCGCCGCGCGGGCCTTGCTCGATATGGTGGATACGCAGCGTCTGGCCGTCGCCGCTGTCGATCTCGGTGTAATGCGGCGCGAAGTCATAGTCGGCAAGGCCCTCGAACCGTGCGTCGGGCGTACGCAGGATTTTCATGGCTTGATTCCCCTCGGCCGCCGCCGAACTGCGTGGCAACGGCCGTACAACAGCCACCAGTCCTGCGGCGCGTCAAGTGAAAAGCGGAATCTCGGTTCCC
Above is a window of Rhizomicrobium sp. DNA encoding:
- a CDS encoding VWA domain-containing protein; its protein translation is MTRHPNLWLRAGAMIFGAGLTVALAACVAHTDKTSGNPSNELVVAIDQSAPPAPPPPPALAPAPDIAMVANMAAPMAVLRSPAQMPSYWQPANTSKFPDAKPNAVIVAAEQPVSTFSIDVDTASYGVVRDALNAGALPPADAVRIEEMVNYFDYAYPLPQDRKTPFRASVRVYPTPWNRDTQILHIGIKGFDIPKKERPAANLVFLIDSSGSMNEPNKLPLLKRAFHLLVDQLGAKDRIAIVTYAGQVGVVLEPTPGTDKAKILAALDRLEAGGSTAGGEGIRVAYRLAEANFMKGAVNRVLLATDGDFNVGITDPKALEDFVTRERASGVYLTCLGFGDDNYQDATMQKLAQAGNGNAAFIDTLNEAHKVFVDQIAGTLFTIANDVKIQVEFNPARVAEYRLIGYETRMLNRTDFNNDKVDAGDIGSGATVTALYEITLVGSKAAMADPLRYAKPAKGDSNGELAFLKIRYKLPGETTSKLIERPIGNADMAKDFASVSPDMRFAASVVGAAQLMRHDPYIRDFDYDRAKAIAQGARGDDAFGYRAEFIRMLDLAKSAASQQALNTGKPEE
- a CDS encoding haloalkane dehalogenase; translation: MKILRTPDARFEGLADYDFAPHYTEIDSGDGQTLRIHHIEQGPRGAAPVLLLHGEPSWSYLYRAIVPALAAKGHRAVAPDLVGFGRSDKPSEQDDYTYERHVKWMSDWLLANELTDITLFCQDWGGLIGLRLVAAFPERFARVVVANTGLPIGTGLTPAFEAWRNFSQSAPVLPVGQILQGGTKRALSAAEIAAYDAPYPDETYKAGARRFPALVPVTPEHGSVAENKHAWTVLETFEKPFLTAFSDSDPITKGGERVFQARVPGAKGQKHVTIAGGGHFLQEDKPAEIAALLNDFIRR